The Leptolyngbya sp. CCY15150 region AGCATCTTGGTGAACAGTTCCTTCTACCTCAGGCCAATATTGGTCTAAGCTCGCCTTCTCTGGGGCGCTGGAGAGCAACTGTACCGATCGCCCCAAGCTCTGGGAGAGCATGTCTTCGACAGCTTCTGTTTCACTGGTCACCGAGGTACCATCTGGTAAAACCATCTGAACGGCCGGTAAGGGTGTTGTAGATTGCGGCGTTTCAACAAAGGCTGCTTGGAAATCTAGTAGCTGGGCCCATTTTTTGGGATTCTTAGCACTAGCAACTCTGCCACTGGCAACGTCCCATAATGCATAGGCGCGATCGCCCACCAGTCCATGGGAGGTGATTTCGGAGGACTCCAGTTCTTCCCCCAACATTGACTTGACCGGATAGCGCCAGAGCGTCGCTACTGAACCAACCCTTGTCTGAGCCATAGCATCTAACTGTGCAAAAACAACCTGCTAACGCTAGCACAATCTATGTAAAGCCAGAGGTATCCAATCTTACGGACAGAATGCTGGTCATACGGATCTGGTCTACCCTAGGCC contains the following coding sequences:
- a CDS encoding MOSC N-terminal beta barrel domain-containing protein; its protein translation is MAQTRVGSVATLWRYPVKSMLGEELESSEITSHGLVGDRAYALWDVASGRVASAKNPKKWAQLLDFQAAFVETPQSTTPLPAVQMVLPDGTSVTSETEAVEDMLSQSLGRSVQLLSSAPEKASLDQYWPEVEGTVHQDAVTELVLPTGTFFDSCPIHLVTTSTLSSLQALYPDGQFEPCRFRPNILIEPTESDAGFVEDAWVGGLLAIGDQVRLQIDTACPRCVVTTLAQQGLPQDLDILRTTIQHHTMIAGIRASVVQGGIIHRHDPIWLES